GGGGCCTCGGCGACGCCGCCAGCCTGGAGGGCGGCGTGCTGCTGATGACGCCCCTGCTCCGGCAGGCGGACGGCCTGCAGTACGCCGTGGCCCAAGGGCCCATCTCGATCGGCGGCTTCAACGTCGACGCGGGGCAGGGCAACCGGCTGCGCCAGAACCACAGCACGGTCGGGCGCATTCCCGGCGGCGGGCAGCTCAGCCGCGACTGGGACGGGCAGCTGCTGCGCGACAACCGCGTCGAGCTGAGCCTGCACAGCCCGGACTTCACGACGGCGGACAACATCGCCCGGCGAATCAACACGGCGATGGGCACCGAGGCCGCGCGCGCCTACGGCGCCGGCCGGGTGTCGGTCTGGGTTCCGGCAGAGCGCGAGCGCGATCGCTTCGCCTTCGTCGCCGAGGTGGAGAACCTCAGCGTCGACACCGATCTACCGGCCCGCGTGGTGATCAACGAGCGCACGGGCACGGTCGTCGTCGGCGCCGCGGTGGCGATCCGCGACGTCGCCATCGCCCACGGCAGCCTGCGCGTGGAGATCCGCACCCGCTACGGGGCGAGCCAGCCCGCGCCCTTCAGCGAGGGCGAAACCCTGCTCGTGCCCGATGTGGAGACCACCGTCGGCGCAGGGGAGGGCCAGCTGGCCGTGCTCGAGCAGGGCAACACCGTCGAACAGGTGGCGCGTGCGCTCAACGAGCTCGGCGTCACGCCGCGGGACATGGTGGCGATCTTCCAGGCGCTCAAGTCGGCCGGCGCGCTGGAAGCCGAACTTGTGATCATGTAGGCGGAGGCGTCATGGAGACCACAGGCATCGATTCCAAGCTGCTGCCCCTGGCGCCTGTCCGCGGGACCCAGGCCGCAGGGCCGGCGGCGACGGCCGCCACCGCGCTGCGGCCGCTCGCGAGCGGCGCGCTGCGACCGCTGGCGGCGGGGACCGAGGCGGCGGGACTGCGGCCGCTCACCGGGAACGCGACGGGCGATCGGCAGACGGCGCTCCAGGCGGTGAAGGACTTCGAGGCCATCTTCATGCGCCAGCTCGCGCGGGTGATGACCCAGAGCGCGGGCGGCACGGCGGGCGACGTCGAGGGGGCCGCCTACTACGAAGGGCTG
The nucleotide sequence above comes from bacterium. Encoded proteins:
- a CDS encoding flagellar basal body P-ring protein FlgI — its product is GLGDAASLEGGVLLMTPLLRQADGLQYAVAQGPISIGGFNVDAGQGNRLRQNHSTVGRIPGGGQLSRDWDGQLLRDNRVELSLHSPDFTTADNIARRINTAMGTEAARAYGAGRVSVWVPAERERDRFAFVAEVENLSVDTDLPARVVINERTGTVVVGAAVAIRDVAIAHGSLRVEIRTRYGASQPAPFSEGETLLVPDVETTVGAGEGQLAVLEQGNTVEQVARALNELGVTPRDMVAIFQALKSAGALEAELVIM